A single genomic interval of Granulicella tundricola MP5ACTX9 harbors:
- a CDS encoding alpha-1,4-glucan--maltose-1-phosphate maltosyltransferase, translated as MKPVEGRARVVIEEVKPQVDGGRYPVCRIVGDTVDVSAAIFGDGHDHLSARLLYRQKGEKRWRSAAMRELGNDLWSASFEVDKLGSWSFTIQAWVDHFDTWTSDLKKRLAAQPDPQQPTQIGVPQDIPLALRTGALLVEAMIGRAKGADARALTEMVTSLRWMAEQDAALYEYPLTPEFEALAARYPDLTLATKLEKEAEIWVNRDRARFSSWYELFPRSMAKTPGAHGTLQDVIGQLPEVSAMGFNVLYMPPIHPIGTAFRKGKNNSTTAEPGDYGSPWAIGAAPTKDNDGGHKAIHPLLGNFKDFDELVHAAKAHDMELALDIAFQCSPDHPWVKQHPTWFTIRPDGTIQYAENPPKKYQDIYPLNFESPDWRDLWDELCSVFEFWIKRGVKIFRVDNPHTKSLHFWEWCIGTVREKHPDVIFLAEAFTRPHVMYSLAKGGFTQSYTYFTWRTAKAEIETYLEEITQPPVSDFFQPNFWPNTPDILHRSLQVGGRAAHMQRVILAATLTANYGIYGPAYELSENAPMKPGPGKTETEEYLDSEKYEIRQRDRNAPGTLVPLITRLNHIRRANPALQSNNSLCFHKVDNPNLMCYSKSAPDGTGGENTILVAINLDVTQEQAGWIDLDLKRLNIPHNENFDIEDLLTGVHYQWHDRSNYVALRPEVQPAHIFRITRQAK; from the coding sequence ATGAAACCTGTCGAAGGCCGGGCCCGTGTTGTGATTGAAGAGGTAAAGCCGCAGGTGGATGGCGGCCGGTATCCGGTGTGCCGGATCGTGGGCGATACGGTCGATGTTTCTGCTGCGATCTTCGGCGATGGGCATGATCATCTGTCGGCCCGGCTGCTTTACCGGCAGAAGGGCGAAAAACGCTGGCGGTCGGCTGCGATGAGGGAGTTGGGGAACGATCTTTGGAGCGCATCGTTTGAGGTGGACAAGCTTGGAAGCTGGAGTTTTACGATCCAGGCCTGGGTGGATCACTTTGATACGTGGACGAGCGATCTGAAGAAGAGGCTGGCCGCGCAGCCCGATCCGCAGCAGCCAACGCAGATTGGAGTGCCGCAGGATATTCCGCTAGCCCTGAGAACCGGAGCGCTCCTGGTTGAAGCGATGATTGGCCGGGCGAAGGGTGCGGACGCGCGTGCGCTGACGGAGATGGTGACATCCCTGCGCTGGATGGCGGAGCAGGATGCTGCCTTGTATGAATATCCGTTGACTCCGGAGTTTGAAGCGCTGGCGGCGCGTTATCCGGATCTGACGCTGGCGACCAAGCTGGAGAAGGAAGCCGAGATCTGGGTGAATCGGGATCGAGCAAGATTTTCTTCATGGTACGAGTTGTTCCCTCGCTCGATGGCGAAGACCCCGGGGGCACATGGAACGTTGCAGGATGTGATCGGACAGTTGCCGGAGGTTTCGGCAATGGGGTTCAACGTTCTGTACATGCCGCCGATTCATCCGATCGGCACGGCGTTCCGGAAGGGCAAGAACAACTCCACGACCGCTGAGCCGGGCGACTACGGAAGCCCATGGGCGATTGGCGCGGCACCTACGAAGGACAATGACGGCGGCCACAAGGCGATCCATCCCCTGCTTGGGAACTTCAAGGACTTCGATGAACTGGTGCATGCCGCCAAGGCACATGACATGGAACTTGCACTGGATATTGCGTTCCAATGCTCGCCCGATCATCCGTGGGTGAAGCAGCATCCGACGTGGTTCACGATCCGCCCGGATGGCACGATCCAATACGCTGAGAATCCCCCGAAGAAGTATCAGGACATCTATCCTCTAAACTTCGAATCGCCTGACTGGCGCGATCTCTGGGATGAGTTGTGCTCAGTGTTCGAGTTCTGGATCAAGCGCGGCGTGAAGATCTTCCGCGTGGACAATCCGCATACCAAATCGCTTCATTTCTGGGAGTGGTGCATTGGGACAGTCCGCGAGAAGCATCCGGATGTGATCTTCCTGGCTGAGGCGTTCACGCGTCCGCACGTCATGTACTCACTGGCCAAGGGCGGGTTTACGCAGTCCTATACCTACTTCACCTGGAGGACGGCGAAGGCGGAGATCGAGACGTATCTTGAAGAGATCACGCAGCCCCCGGTGAGCGACTTCTTTCAGCCGAACTTCTGGCCGAATACGCCGGATATTCTGCATCGCAGTCTGCAGGTTGGAGGCCGCGCGGCTCACATGCAGAGGGTCATCCTGGCTGCCACGCTGACTGCTAACTATGGAATCTACGGACCGGCCTATGAGCTCTCCGAGAATGCGCCCATGAAGCCCGGTCCGGGCAAGACGGAGACCGAAGAGTACCTGGACAGCGAGAAGTATGAGATCAGGCAACGCGACCGAAATGCGCCGGGAACGTTGGTGCCTTTGATCACGAGGCTGAACCATATTCGCCGGGCCAATCCAGCGCTGCAGTCGAATAACTCCCTGTGCTTTCACAAGGTCGATAACCCTAACCTGATGTGCTATTCGAAGTCGGCTCCTGATGGCACGGGCGGCGAGAACACAATTCTTGTAGCGATCAACCTGGATGTCACGCAGGAGCAGGCAGGCTGGATCGATCTCGATCTGAAGCGGTTGAATATTCCACATAACGAGAACTTCGATATTGAAGATCTACTGACGGGCGTGCATTACCAGTGGCACGACCGCAGCAACTATGTCGCGTTGAGGCCTGAGGTTCAGCCGGCGCACATCTTCCGGATTACGAGGCAGGCCAAGTGA
- the treS gene encoding maltose alpha-D-glucosyltransferase, translating to MKKLGSASDPLWYKDAIIYEIHVRAFADSNNDGIGDFPGLMSKLDYLQDLGVTCLWLLPFFPSPLRDDGYDIANYVDVNPSYGTLNDFKLFIDAAHKRGMQVMIELVINHTSDQHPWFKAARLAPPGSPEREMYVWSETDLLYQGVRIIFTDTEKSNWTWDDQAKAFYWHRFFSHQPDLNFDNPRVMEEVLKAMRFWLDLGVDALRLDAIPYLIERDGTNCENVPETHVKIKEIRAALDVEYGNRLILAEANMWPADVRPYFGDGDECHMAFHFPLMPRIYMALRQEDRLPITDIMAQTPDIPESCQWGLFLRNHDELTLEMVTDDERDYMYLAYSADPRMRINVGIRRRLAPLVDNNRRRIELLNSLLLSFPGTPIMYYGDEIGMGDNIYLGDRNGVRTPMQWNSDRNAGFSKCDPARLYFPVVMDPIYGYQVVNVEAQLSDQSSLLHWTRNMIALRKLFQVFGRGTLEFLHPENRKVLAYLRDLKRDDGTHETVLCVANLSRFAQPVALDLTTYAGMMPVEMLGYVSFPQIGKTPYALTVAPYSFLWFELQPAPVEIEEPMDVTPGAREEGEQVALDLLTKGWAGLVSGPGATLLETALPGWLSRQRWFGAKTRTIQTVRIAEWVQIPAGAGEILPTSKLPAANTLGDALLFLDIVYADSSKDTYQLPISYTTGHAAEELRAAAPLSVIATLSTPTGSAMLHDASTREDLRQALLTMIGDEATLALGNAASAGREIATTLIAAHTGRPAHEIGAKDTEVQEIAGKIAQEHSIEVADVAPEFIGAMPGAENPSMTQVFGGAESASAANGAAGQLKAYKSSAFDAARGTAALPSRTGSAEQSNTNFLYDQTLLMKLFRRLQPGLNPDVEIGRFLTEVAHFPRIAPFLGELTMVDSQGETTTLAMLQGMVSNEGDGWQWTLEELARFYESVSACPIPANQGKLPRYGNEGVTPEDAKQHLGLYLEAAALLGRRTAEMHLALATATDNAAFAAEAFTSEDLALDAKRIDTQISQTLEALKHGMQALKDLTADDAATILSRRIELFSRAHAIAAGTPAGKRIRIHGDYHLGQILRAKNDFVILDFEGEPARTLEERRRKQSPLKDVAGMMRSFSYAAWSGLDQYALRHPDQARSFEPWARLWENSVATEFLRAYRQTMETDATLLPDAAQADSLLSAYLLEKALYELLYELNNRPTWVRIPLAGILALPKPVA from the coding sequence GTGAAGAAGCTCGGAAGCGCAAGCGATCCGCTCTGGTATAAAGACGCGATCATCTATGAGATTCACGTCCGCGCCTTTGCGGATTCCAATAACGACGGCATCGGTGACTTTCCGGGGTTGATGTCCAAGCTGGACTATCTCCAGGACCTTGGAGTGACATGCCTTTGGCTGCTGCCGTTCTTCCCTTCTCCGCTGCGGGATGATGGATACGACATTGCGAACTATGTCGATGTGAACCCCTCATACGGGACGTTGAACGACTTCAAGCTGTTCATCGACGCGGCCCATAAACGCGGGATGCAGGTGATGATCGAGCTGGTCATCAACCACACCAGCGATCAGCATCCGTGGTTCAAGGCTGCCCGGCTTGCGCCGCCGGGCTCGCCTGAGCGCGAGATGTATGTCTGGTCCGAGACGGACCTGCTTTATCAGGGCGTTCGCATCATCTTCACGGATACGGAGAAGTCGAATTGGACGTGGGACGACCAGGCCAAGGCCTTCTATTGGCATCGCTTCTTCTCCCACCAGCCCGACCTGAACTTCGATAACCCACGCGTCATGGAAGAGGTGCTGAAGGCGATGCGCTTCTGGCTGGATCTGGGAGTCGACGCGCTGCGGCTGGACGCGATTCCCTATCTCATCGAACGCGACGGCACTAACTGCGAGAACGTGCCGGAGACACACGTCAAGATCAAGGAGATCCGCGCTGCGCTCGATGTCGAGTATGGCAACCGCTTGATCCTCGCCGAGGCGAACATGTGGCCAGCCGATGTGCGGCCTTACTTCGGCGATGGCGACGAGTGCCACATGGCGTTCCACTTTCCGCTGATGCCGCGCATCTACATGGCGCTCCGGCAGGAGGATCGTCTGCCCATCACGGACATCATGGCGCAGACGCCGGATATTCCCGAGAGCTGCCAGTGGGGCCTGTTCCTGCGCAACCACGACGAGTTGACGCTGGAGATGGTGACGGACGATGAGCGGGACTACATGTACCTGGCTTACTCGGCCGACCCGCGCATGCGGATCAACGTCGGCATCAGGCGTCGTCTGGCTCCACTAGTCGATAACAACCGTCGGCGTATCGAGTTGCTGAACTCCCTGCTGCTCTCGTTCCCGGGGACGCCGATCATGTACTACGGCGATGAGATCGGCATGGGCGACAACATCTACCTGGGCGACCGCAACGGTGTACGTACGCCGATGCAGTGGAACTCCGACCGCAATGCGGGCTTCTCCAAATGCGATCCAGCGCGGCTGTACTTTCCTGTCGTGATGGACCCGATCTATGGGTACCAGGTGGTGAACGTCGAGGCGCAGTTGAGCGATCAATCGTCGCTGCTGCACTGGACGCGGAACATGATCGCGCTGCGCAAGTTATTCCAGGTATTCGGGCGCGGGACGCTGGAGTTCCTGCACCCGGAGAACAGAAAGGTACTGGCCTACCTGCGTGATCTGAAGCGCGACGATGGCACGCATGAGACAGTCCTGTGCGTTGCGAATCTCTCACGCTTTGCGCAGCCTGTGGCGCTGGACCTGACAACCTACGCGGGCATGATGCCGGTGGAGATGCTGGGCTACGTATCGTTCCCGCAGATTGGGAAGACTCCGTATGCGTTGACCGTAGCTCCGTACTCGTTCCTGTGGTTTGAGCTGCAGCCTGCACCCGTTGAGATCGAAGAGCCGATGGATGTGACGCCAGGCGCTCGCGAAGAGGGCGAGCAGGTGGCGCTGGATCTGTTGACGAAGGGTTGGGCTGGGCTGGTGTCCGGGCCAGGTGCCACGCTGCTCGAGACGGCGCTGCCGGGATGGTTGAGCCGGCAACGTTGGTTCGGTGCGAAGACGCGGACGATTCAGACGGTGAGGATTGCGGAGTGGGTGCAGATTCCTGCTGGCGCTGGAGAAATTTTGCCAACGTCCAAGCTGCCCGCTGCGAACACGCTGGGGGATGCGCTGCTGTTCCTCGACATCGTTTATGCGGACAGCTCGAAGGATACGTATCAGCTACCGATCTCCTACACAACGGGCCATGCGGCTGAGGAGCTTCGCGCTGCCGCGCCATTGAGCGTGATTGCAACGTTGAGTACGCCGACCGGTAGCGCCATGCTGCATGATGCTTCCACGCGTGAGGATCTGCGGCAGGCATTGCTGACGATGATCGGTGATGAAGCTACGCTGGCGCTGGGCAACGCTGCTTCCGCTGGCCGCGAGATTGCGACGACGTTGATCGCGGCGCATACGGGCCGGCCTGCGCATGAGATTGGCGCGAAGGATACCGAGGTTCAGGAGATCGCGGGCAAGATCGCACAGGAGCACAGCATCGAGGTTGCGGATGTGGCTCCGGAGTTTATCGGGGCCATGCCAGGCGCGGAGAATCCCTCCATGACGCAGGTGTTTGGCGGCGCTGAGTCTGCCTCTGCTGCGAACGGCGCGGCTGGGCAGTTGAAGGCTTATAAGTCGAGCGCGTTCGATGCCGCTCGAGGGACTGCTGCGCTGCCTTCGCGGACGGGTTCCGCGGAGCAATCGAACACGAACTTCCTTTACGACCAGACGCTGCTGATGAAGCTGTTTCGCCGCCTCCAGCCGGGGCTGAATCCGGATGTGGAGATTGGCCGTTTCCTGACGGAGGTGGCCCACTTCCCGCGCATCGCACCGTTCCTGGGTGAGTTGACGATGGTCGACAGCCAGGGCGAGACGACCACGCTGGCCATGCTGCAGGGAATGGTCAGCAACGAAGGAGATGGCTGGCAGTGGACGCTGGAGGAACTGGCCCGGTTTTATGAATCGGTGTCCGCATGTCCGATTCCCGCAAATCAAGGCAAGCTGCCCCGCTACGGCAATGAGGGCGTGACGCCGGAGGATGCGAAACAGCATCTTGGGCTGTACCTTGAAGCGGCTGCACTGCTGGGACGCAGAACGGCGGAGATGCATCTGGCTCTCGCGACCGCAACGGACAACGCAGCGTTTGCGGCCGAGGCGTTTACAAGCGAGGATCTGGCTCTGGATGCGAAGCGGATCGATACGCAGATCAGCCAGACGCTGGAGGCTTTGAAGCACGGGATGCAGGCTCTGAAGGATCTGACCGCGGATGATGCGGCTACGATCCTGAGTCGGCGGATCGAGCTGTTCTCACGCGCTCATGCAATTGCTGCAGGCACGCCGGCCGGCAAGCGTATCCGGATTCATGGCGACTACCACCTGGGTCAGATCCTGCGGGCGAAGAACGACTTCGTCATCCTGGACTTTGAGGGTGAGCCTGCACGCACGCTTGAGGAACGCAGGCGCAAGCAGTCGCCGCTGAAGGATGTGGCGGGCATGATGCGGAGCTTCTCCTATGCGGCCTGGTCCGGGCTGGACCAGTATGCGCTACGTCACCCGGACCAGGCACGATCGTTTGAGCCCTGGGCGAGGCTGTGGGAGAACTCGGTTGCCACCGAGTTCCTGCGTGCTTACCGGCAGACGATGGAGACGGACGCGACGCTGCTGCCGGATGCGGCGCAAGCGGATTCGCTGCTGAGCGCGTACCTTCTGGAGAAGGCGCTTTACGAGCTTTTGTATGAACTGAACAATCGGCCAACCTGGGTGCGTATTCCGCTTGCGGGCATCCTTGCACTGCCTAAACCTGTTGCCTGA
- a CDS encoding acyl carrier protein yields the protein MQQQEIYTQLTSIFHDLFDDDSLVLTPELTAAEVPEWDSFNHINLIVAVESRFKIKFQTAELESMNSVGHLVNIISQKVAAQGR from the coding sequence ATGCAGCAGCAGGAGATCTACACCCAACTCACGTCCATCTTTCACGATCTCTTCGATGATGACAGCCTGGTTCTGACCCCCGAATTGACTGCGGCCGAGGTGCCGGAGTGGGATTCGTTCAACCACATCAACCTGATCGTGGCGGTGGAATCCCGATTCAAGATCAAGTTCCAGACGGCGGAACTCGAGTCCATGAACTCTGTAGGCCACCTGGTGAATATCATCTCGCAGAAGGTCGCAGCGCAGGGCCGGTAG
- a CDS encoding nucleotidyltransferase family protein — MNGVVAIILAAGASTRMGSPKQIALLNGEPLLSRAVRTALEAECTPLVVLGANAEEVAAVCDLASAQTVFNPQWESGMAASIAVGIRKASETYYAAIIMTCDQPSVTPAHLRQLIHKGERLGRPIASAYAGRKGVPAFFPADHFALLACLSGDLGARDLLAEAQAIDLPLGELDIDTPEKLIQAQRVFVTART; from the coding sequence ATGAACGGCGTCGTGGCCATCATCCTGGCGGCGGGGGCGTCTACCCGTATGGGCTCGCCAAAGCAGATCGCTTTGCTCAACGGGGAACCGCTGCTCTCCCGCGCCGTGCGTACCGCGCTTGAGGCTGAGTGCACCCCGCTGGTGGTTTTGGGTGCGAATGCGGAGGAAGTAGCGGCGGTCTGTGATCTCGCGTCTGCTCAGACCGTCTTCAATCCGCAGTGGGAGTCTGGAATGGCCGCTTCAATTGCTGTCGGGATACGGAAGGCTTCGGAGACGTATTATGCGGCGATCATCATGACCTGTGACCAGCCGTCCGTTACGCCTGCCCATCTGCGGCAGTTGATCCATAAGGGCGAACGTCTGGGCAGGCCGATTGCGTCCGCGTATGCGGGAAGAAAGGGCGTGCCTGCATTCTTTCCGGCAGATCACTTTGCGCTGCTAGCGTGTCTGAGCGGCGATCTTGGTGCCCGTGACCTGCTTGCCGAGGCTCAAGCTATCGATCTGCCGCTCGGCGAGCTCGACATCGATACACCGGAAAAATTAATTCAAGCTCAAAGAGTATTTGTTACTGCCAGAACCTAA
- a CDS encoding XdhC family protein, giving the protein MIERRQIVALWQAGRADVLITLVRVEGSSYRKAGARLLTDGSGGYAGTVSGGCLETDLVRKAAWMVRNGPIVERYAMTFDDTAEIPFGLGCGGTVDLLLEPLDTPEAQALGHAMAASLIGVESTVVSFLPGNGRGLRRLILAADGSIIFASPGLSPEKIACASRLSPGEPYDGRFVERLAAPQRLFVLGAGDDAKSVVRLASLLGWSVIVADGRSQLARQERFPEAERVLTASSAGSLGIRPEDAVVLMTHSYEQDRALLTSTLPFRPRYLGLLGARHRSSLLISEAALELGRSVESCCADVFAPVGMDLGGDGPEAIALSIVSEIQALCHGRRGPSRRLTSLEVAEHIQRGGASRYLQVECSLGA; this is encoded by the coding sequence GTGATTGAGCGTCGACAGATCGTGGCGTTGTGGCAGGCGGGCCGCGCGGATGTGCTCATCACCCTCGTTCGCGTTGAAGGCTCGTCCTACCGTAAGGCCGGAGCTCGACTTCTGACGGATGGTTCCGGCGGCTACGCAGGCACCGTCAGCGGAGGATGCCTGGAGACGGATCTCGTACGCAAGGCGGCCTGGATGGTTCGCAATGGACCCATCGTGGAACGCTATGCCATGACCTTTGACGACACCGCCGAGATCCCGTTCGGGCTGGGTTGTGGCGGGACCGTCGACCTCCTGCTGGAGCCGCTGGACACGCCGGAGGCGCAAGCCCTGGGCCACGCCATGGCCGCATCCTTGATAGGAGTTGAGAGCACCGTCGTCAGTTTTCTTCCTGGGAATGGCCGTGGCCTCCGGAGGCTGATCCTCGCGGCTGATGGCTCCATTATTTTTGCAAGCCCAGGCCTCAGCCCGGAGAAGATCGCATGCGCCAGCAGACTGAGTCCCGGCGAGCCATACGACGGCCGCTTCGTCGAGCGCCTGGCCGCTCCGCAGCGCCTCTTCGTTCTGGGGGCGGGGGACGATGCAAAGTCCGTCGTTCGTCTCGCCTCGCTGCTTGGCTGGAGTGTCATCGTAGCGGACGGTCGTTCTCAACTCGCTCGCCAAGAGCGCTTCCCGGAGGCGGAACGGGTGCTGACAGCCTCATCGGCCGGCTCGCTTGGGATTCGGCCGGAGGACGCGGTCGTTCTCATGACTCACAGCTACGAGCAGGATCGTGCGCTCCTTACGTCCACGTTGCCGTTTCGCCCGCGTTACCTCGGTCTTCTGGGTGCGAGACACCGCAGCAGCCTGTTGATCAGTGAGGCTGCGCTGGAGCTCGGACGTTCGGTGGAGTCGTGCTGCGCTGACGTCTTTGCACCTGTCGGTATGGATCTGGGGGGCGATGGACCAGAGGCGATTGCGCTCTCGATCGTTAGTGAGATCCAGGCCCTCTGCCATGGCAGGCGCGGGCCATCGCGTCGATTGACCTCGCTTGAAGTTGCGGAACACATTCAGAGGGGTGGGGCTTCCAGGTACCTGCAGGTTGAGTGCAGCCTGGGCGCATGA
- a CDS encoding PilZ domain-containing protein: MFSQAPRPARFDLNLALTFAGDEGVLEGHCVNVSASGMLAAFARPVELFTNGELSLLVGEFYVNVKARVARTQGFDAGLAFIIETENDRHAVRLLVEFATAQHQPERQPDAA, encoded by the coding sequence TTGTTTTCTCAGGCCCCTCGTCCCGCCCGCTTCGATCTCAACCTCGCCCTCACCTTCGCCGGGGACGAAGGTGTCTTGGAAGGGCACTGCGTCAACGTGAGTGCCTCGGGAATGCTTGCGGCATTCGCCAGGCCTGTTGAACTCTTTACGAACGGCGAACTCTCTTTGCTGGTGGGAGAGTTCTACGTGAACGTCAAAGCCAGGGTTGCCCGCACCCAGGGTTTCGATGCCGGGCTTGCCTTTATCATCGAAACCGAGAATGACCGGCACGCGGTCAGATTGTTAGTTGAATTTGCCACTGCCCAGCATCAACCCGAACGTCAACCCGATGCAGCTTGA
- a CDS encoding HD domain-containing phosphohydrolase has protein sequence MTILSAVAATVLAARQPSHSWPQFGLLLVAVLLSSGLKVQLPKGDGSMSLNFPFILLAIMQLSPLQAIILAALSVVVLGRIKVKKFFTLVQTTFNVANSMCATAAASATYAFQIRHHGPPAPALAIAALVYFFCSTATVAMVIAWCKAERAIPFWRAEFPWYLPFYIVGAALAAIAQHVTANFGWATSLLLIPMVYTVYRSYQGQMNRIKEREQHYEQTEALHLRTIEGLAMAIEAKDQNTHDHLFRVRSYVNEIGVALQLSKLEMKALQTAAFLHDIGKLAVPEHILNKPGKLTPEEFEKVKIHPVVGAEILERVRFPYPVVPIVRSHHEWWNGTGYPDGLKGEDIPIGARILTVVDCFDALASDRPYRKSLPPDEAMAIVKKMAGIQFDPGVVAVLEQRYTLLKQQADTEHERNFIPLNTDIEVWRGEAPGAGFERSDDDLQTLSLSDNSDTAELDQTAAFASLNLIAAASQEAQTLYEMSQGLGGSLSLKETISVMASRMRRLIPFDCCALYLPAGETLVAQHIDGECAKSFAAEPIPMGEGISGWVAQSGKAILNGNATVEPTYRGKAGEPGELRSALSIPLYNLQRQLLGVLTLYAIEAESFSRDHLRILQAMESKLSLSLQNAIQFKRAEKDAETDFLTNLPNARRLFLQLESELERCRTVGQDLAVIVCDLNAFKEVNDRRGHLAGNMLLSSIADGFRRGCTNVDTVARMGGDEFVFLLPTMSAEGSEARLREIAETVTQVAHTLGFDTRVSASLGAAFYPADGESAEELLALADRRMYLDKQAHYKTLEGTTSEHRGKAFAA, from the coding sequence TTGACTATCCTGTCCGCCGTTGCGGCGACGGTGCTGGCAGCGCGTCAACCCAGTCACTCCTGGCCACAGTTCGGACTGCTGCTGGTCGCAGTGCTGTTGAGTTCTGGCCTCAAGGTCCAATTGCCCAAGGGCGACGGAAGCATGTCGCTGAACTTCCCCTTCATTCTTCTGGCAATCATGCAGCTTTCCCCGCTGCAGGCCATCATCCTGGCAGCCTTGTCCGTGGTGGTCCTGGGCCGGATCAAGGTCAAGAAGTTCTTCACGCTGGTGCAGACGACGTTCAACGTCGCTAACTCCATGTGCGCCACAGCGGCGGCCTCCGCAACATACGCGTTTCAGATTCGGCATCATGGACCGCCTGCGCCTGCATTGGCGATTGCCGCGCTGGTCTACTTCTTCTGCAGCACCGCGACCGTCGCCATGGTCATCGCATGGTGCAAGGCAGAGCGGGCAATTCCCTTCTGGCGCGCCGAGTTCCCCTGGTATCTGCCGTTTTACATCGTGGGCGCTGCGCTGGCGGCGATCGCGCAGCACGTTACGGCAAACTTCGGCTGGGCCACCTCACTTCTGCTGATCCCGATGGTCTACACGGTCTATCGCTCCTACCAGGGCCAGATGAACCGAATCAAGGAACGCGAGCAGCACTACGAGCAGACCGAGGCGTTGCACCTGCGCACCATTGAAGGACTGGCCATGGCCATCGAGGCCAAGGACCAGAACACGCACGACCATCTCTTCCGCGTGCGCAGCTACGTCAATGAGATTGGTGTGGCTCTGCAACTAAGCAAGCTGGAGATGAAGGCGCTGCAGACGGCTGCTTTCCTGCACGACATCGGCAAGCTGGCTGTTCCCGAGCACATCCTCAACAAACCCGGCAAGCTGACTCCTGAGGAGTTTGAGAAGGTCAAGATTCATCCGGTGGTGGGTGCGGAGATCCTGGAGCGTGTACGCTTCCCTTACCCGGTTGTACCGATCGTGCGATCACACCACGAGTGGTGGAACGGGACCGGCTATCCGGACGGACTCAAGGGTGAAGATATCCCGATCGGCGCACGCATCCTGACTGTTGTGGACTGCTTCGACGCGTTGGCATCGGACCGTCCGTATCGCAAGAGCCTCCCGCCCGATGAGGCGATGGCGATCGTTAAGAAGATGGCTGGCATCCAGTTCGATCCAGGCGTGGTCGCGGTGCTGGAGCAGCGATATACGCTCCTGAAGCAGCAGGCCGATACCGAGCACGAGAGGAACTTCATTCCGCTGAATACGGATATCGAGGTCTGGCGTGGAGAGGCTCCGGGTGCAGGCTTTGAGCGATCCGACGACGACCTCCAGACGCTTTCACTTTCAGATAATTCCGATACCGCGGAGCTCGACCAGACCGCGGCGTTTGCGTCACTCAACCTGATCGCCGCTGCGAGCCAGGAAGCACAGACCCTGTACGAGATGAGCCAGGGCCTGGGTGGTTCGCTGAGCCTGAAAGAGACGATCTCCGTGATGGCTTCACGCATGCGGCGATTGATTCCATTTGACTGCTGTGCGCTCTATCTGCCGGCGGGTGAAACCCTGGTGGCGCAGCATATCGATGGAGAATGCGCGAAGTCCTTCGCAGCGGAGCCAATCCCGATGGGCGAGGGAATCTCCGGGTGGGTCGCGCAGAGTGGCAAGGCGATCCTCAACGGCAATGCGACGGTGGAGCCCACCTATCGCGGCAAAGCCGGCGAGCCGGGCGAACTGCGTTCGGCACTCTCTATCCCTCTCTATAACCTGCAACGGCAACTGCTGGGCGTGCTGACCTTGTATGCCATTGAAGCTGAATCGTTTTCAAGAGACCACCTCCGCATTCTGCAAGCGATGGAGTCCAAGCTCTCTCTCTCGCTCCAGAACGCCATCCAGTTCAAGCGCGCGGAGAAGGATGCCGAGACCGACTTCCTCACCAACCTGCCCAATGCGCGGCGTCTCTTCCTGCAGCTTGAGAGTGAGTTGGAACGCTGCCGCACAGTCGGACAAGACCTTGCGGTCATCGTCTGCGACCTTAACGCGTTCAAGGAAGTGAACGACCGCCGCGGTCATCTGGCTGGAAACATGCTGCTGAGCTCCATCGCCGACGGCTTCCGCAGGGGTTGCACCAATGTGGACACCGTGGCGCGCATGGGCGGAGACGAGTTCGTCTTTCTGCTGCCGACCATGAGCGCCGAAGGCTCTGAAGCACGTCTGCGCGAGATCGCCGAGACCGTCACACAGGTAGCCCACACGCTGGGCTTCGACACGCGCGTCTCGGCCAGCCTTGGCGCGGCCTTCTACCCTGCTGACGGCGAATCCGCCGAAGAGTTGCTGGCGCTTGCGGACCGGCGGATGTACCTGGACAAGCAGGCCCACTACAAGACCCTTGAAGGAACTACCTCAGAACATCGCGGTAAGGCCTTCGCCGCATGA